The following nucleotide sequence is from Megalops cyprinoides isolate fMegCyp1 chromosome 19, fMegCyp1.pri, whole genome shotgun sequence.
AGGGTGGCGCTCATTGGTTTTCCATCTGTTGGTAAGGTAAGTGTAGCTGTTGCAGACTTTACTTGAGCATGTGAGGATGCTAGTATGAGTTATGCTTCTTTGAAGTTTTAAGTACATTTGATCCATTACCGTATGTGTAATAGCTTGTTGATATCTACGTTGTTAGGATGCATTGAACTGTTGATATATTCGTAAGTTTAGTACGCTGTCCTTCTCTTAGTCCACGTTTCTCAGTTTGATGACATCGACTGAGAGTGAGGCAGCCTCCTATGAATTCACAACGTTGACATGCATCCCTGGAGTTATTGAGGTATGGTTTTGTGGTTATCTATATATGCATaatttgttcacattttcaggTATGCTAAGTTTTGTTTACAAATATGTTTCCGCAAGACATACTACTGCTCTGAATTAATATGTTTATTGTATTGCTGAGTACATAAGTActaagtgttacatttttttctctagtATAAAGGTGCCAATATCCAACTTTTGGATTTACCTGGAATCATTGAAGGTGCTGCCCAAGGTATGGGAATAAGACcttgtgtacttttttttcacagatgaCGGATTCTGTCAGTGGCACAGTGGCCTGATGCAACACAGTGTGTTTGATGAATAGATGTGTAAGGCTTGTGGTGCTTGTTTCACAGGAAAGGGCAGAGGGCGACAGGTGATAGCTGTGGCCAGAACAGCAGACGTCGTCATCATGATGCTGGACGCAACAAAGGGGGATGTTCAGAGGTtggttttaaaattctgtcttGTGACGTGGATATTGATGCAGTTGAAACAAAAGTGTGAATTGTACAAAATTGTACAAAATCTGAATTGTACTTCTGAATTGTCCTTGTGAGATGTGGTATGCAAATCCTTTGTGGCAGGTGATATATCAGCTGTGTGCAAATGGCTGATGATAGTTTCTCTCACAGTTGTTGTGCtccttaatttcattttatgtcagTCTTTCTTGCACTCTCAGTAATGCATCTTAATTTTTATATCTAGTCTGTAGTTTTTCTAGTGCTTTAACCTGTTCACTTGGATCTAAGTTAGCCCTCTTGTTCACCAGGACATTGGAACTTTGCTATTACCCCACACAAAATCAGACAGATTAGTTTCTTTCAAATTGTTTGTTAGATCATAGTGCATTGTTGGCTTTGTCTGATCATTCTGTAGCCCTTGGGCTTTATACAGTACAGCGCTGCTCCATTGGAATCTGCAAGTATGTGTTGTATAGAATGCCCCCGGATGAagtgcggcagtgtagcatagtggttaaggagcaggactcaaccaaaaggttgcaggttcgattccccacaggggcactgctgctgtgcccttgggcaaagtacataacccacaatttcctcagtaaatatccagctgtttaaatagataaaattgtaaaaacttgtaattgatgtaagttgcacttgatgagagcgtctgctaaatataATGAAGACCTCCCATATGTTTATTGTATGTTTCCCCCTAATTGATTTCAGTTGGGAGGAGACAACATTATCTCCAGTCCATCTGAAAACAGCCTCAGTATGACGAAGCATGAATGTAGACAATGGAGCTTTGAATGGGTTCTTATTTGCATTTCTACTTTGCTTTGACAGATTTCTAACTGTATTTTCcccaaattaatttatttttgtaaagggCACTTCTGGAAAAAGAGCTGGAATCTGTCGGAATCAGGCTCAATCGGTCGAaaccaaacatttatttcaaggtAGAGTTTTTAATCTGCccctgaaacctgaaaaattttAACCGCTATTCGAGCATGTTGTAGGTGCATGGTTTGAGTATTGAATTATAAGTCAtttcattgtgtcattttcagttgaacttcagtgtttctgtgacagtttatgatatgttgttttttccttgtaGCCCAAGAAAGGTGGAGGACTTTCCTACAATTCAACTGTCCCTCTCACCCATTGCTCTGAGAAACTAGTACAACTCATTCTGCATGAATACAGTATccttcatgtgtttgtttgtctgctgTGGGTAGTTTTAGAGTAAGAATGGTGACTTCAGTCacacagaacatttattttctcaaatgtCTTTTCAACCTAATAAGAATGTGTGATGCCTTAACCTTCAGCCTTCAATGTAAggaattgtgaaatattttttgttcttacacataatttttatgttgtttatcaATTAAGCTTATATGTCTGTATACGTTAATCTACCTTAAACAATTCTGTCAAGAAATCTTCAATGCAGAGGTTTTGTTCAGGGAAGACAGCACACCAGACGAGTTCATTGATGTCATCGTGGGGAACAGAGTCTACATGCCTTGCTTATATGTAAGTATTGGAGCATATGCTTGCCTAGAACTGCTCCTATTGCATGTCTTGGGAGGACTTCATTAAACATTTGCACTGAGAAATATTCATTGTGTATATTGTTATAATAactaacaaaacatttatttgagtACAGAGGTAAACGCTGCCAAAACATTTCCTAGTttataaatctgtgtgtgtttcatttttctttttttggttgcaGGTGTACAACAAAGTAGATCAAATTTCCATGGAGGAGGTTGACCGGTTGGCTCGGAGACCCCACAGTGTTGTCATCAGGTGAGTGATGTGTGTCCGTGGGCCTTTTAATGCACAGCCATGTGAAGGCACTCAATGTGGACTAAAccctttcttccttccttcagCTGTGGGATGAAACTGAACCTGGACTATCTTCTGGAGAAGTTATGGGAGTACCTGGCGCTGATCTGCATTTACACCAAGAAAAGAGGAGGTATTTATCTTCCTGCAGGGACATTTGCATTGAGTGATGTGGAAACTCATTGATGACTGACAGGTTTTAATTCTATGTTCTTAGGTCAGACTGTTCATTTGTAGATGCTGTGTCTTGTTCAGCTGTGGTCTTGCGTGAGCagcttggttttgtttttgttgctttcagAACGACCAGATTTCAATGACGCAATTATCATGCGGAGAGGAGCAAGTGTAGAACATGTGGTatgtttatttcacagacaTCTTGAA
It contains:
- the drg2 gene encoding developmentally-regulated GTP-binding protein 2 gives rise to the protein MGILEKIAEIEREISRTQKNKATEYHLGLLKAKLAKYRAQLLEPSKSAGSKGEGFDVMKSGDARVALIGFPSVGKSTFLSLMTSTESEAASYEFTTLTCIPGVIEYKGANIQLLDLPGIIEGAAQGKGRGRQVIAVARTADVVIMMLDATKGDVQRALLEKELESVGIRLNRSKPNIYFKPKKGGGLSYNSTVPLTHCSEKLVQLILHEYKIFNAEVLFREDSTPDEFIDVIVGNRVYMPCLYVYNKVDQISMEEVDRLARRPHSVVISCGMKLNLDYLLEKLWEYLALICIYTKKRGERPDFNDAIIMRRGASVEHVCHAIHRTLASQFKYALVWGTSTKYSPQRVGLTHIMEHEDVIQIVKK